A stretch of the Flavobacterium sp. 5 genome encodes the following:
- a CDS encoding peptide MFS transporter, whose product MEQNLSLEQIQKFEGKYPKQLWYLFTVEMWERFCFYGMRGVLTFFMVDQLLLKDGAANLQYGAIQAFVYAFTFIGGIFADKILGFRKSLFFGGIVMILGNLLIAFAPQQMFYYGLAFSIIGTGFFKPNISSMVGELYHEGDHRRDAGYGMFYAGINIGGFFGGILCIYLGKYYSWQLCFLSAAIVMMFGLLTFLFTKKHLGPIGDSPLLHLEPTKRKLREIAVYLGSLLSIPFIFIMVKNTDYTDYFMYTIGIIAVVYFTYEVIKLGDVKLQKKMIAAFTFIFFYLVFNAIFEQSGGSLSLFAKDNLSYDLLGFRIDPNAVNNSSNTLFVVVFSPLVGLLWLWLAKKKIEPNTLIKFGIGFLFLSASFYIFYYTKFFADANGITSLNVFTFAYLVTTIGELCLGPIGMSIITKLSPKRLFGMMMGLWFLASAFGQLFAGKLGAEISKSNTGTTLMSKLQSYTDGYYQLAIYSLIAGVILIAISPLIRKLMQEVK is encoded by the coding sequence ATGGAACAAAATTTAAGTTTAGAACAAATACAAAAATTTGAAGGGAAATATCCAAAACAATTGTGGTACTTGTTTACTGTAGAAATGTGGGAGCGGTTTTGCTTTTACGGAATGCGAGGGGTTTTAACCTTTTTTATGGTAGATCAGCTTTTGCTTAAAGATGGTGCTGCCAATTTACAATACGGAGCTATTCAGGCATTTGTGTATGCCTTTACGTTTATTGGAGGTATTTTTGCAGATAAAATTTTAGGCTTTAGAAAATCTTTGTTTTTCGGGGGAATCGTTATGATTCTGGGAAATTTACTTATTGCTTTTGCTCCACAGCAAATGTTTTATTACGGTTTGGCATTTTCTATAATTGGAACAGGGTTTTTTAAACCAAATATTTCTTCGATGGTTGGTGAACTTTATCATGAAGGTGATCATAGAAGAGATGCAGGTTACGGAATGTTTTATGCAGGAATTAATATTGGTGGTTTTTTTGGAGGAATCCTTTGCATTTATTTAGGTAAATACTACTCTTGGCAATTGTGCTTCCTTTCTGCAGCTATTGTCATGATGTTTGGATTGCTTACTTTTTTGTTTACCAAAAAACATCTTGGGCCAATTGGGGATTCTCCATTGCTACATTTGGAACCAACTAAAAGAAAACTTAGAGAAATAGCCGTTTATTTGGGGTCGTTATTAAGTATTCCATTTATTTTTATAATGGTAAAAAATACCGATTATACCGATTATTTCATGTACACAATTGGTATAATCGCGGTAGTTTATTTTACATACGAAGTGATAAAGCTGGGAGATGTAAAGTTGCAAAAAAAGATGATAGCGGCTTTTACCTTCATTTTCTTTTATTTAGTATTTAATGCAATCTTTGAGCAAAGTGGAGGTTCATTGTCTTTGTTTGCTAAAGACAATTTAAGTTATGATTTACTTGGATTCAGGATTGATCCTAATGCGGTAAACAACAGTTCAAATACTTTGTTTGTTGTTGTTTTTAGTCCTTTAGTAGGATTGCTTTGGCTTTGGTTAGCAAAAAAGAAAATAGAGCCTAATACTTTGATTAAATTTGGTATTGGATTTTTATTTTTATCTGCTTCTTTTTATATTTTTTATTACACTAAGTTTTTTGCAGATGCTAACGGAATCACTTCCTTGAATGTATTCACATTTGCTTATTTGGTAACCACAATTGGTGAACTTTGTTTAGGCCCCATTGGAATGTCGATTATCACTAAACTTTCACCAAAAAGACTCTTCGGGATGATGATGGGATTGTGGTTTTTGGCAAGTGCATTTGGTCAACTATTTGCAGGGAAATTGGGTGCCGAAATTTCTAAATCAAATACCGGAACTACTTTGATGTCTAAGTTGCAGTCCTATACAGACGGGTATTATCAATTGGCTATTTATTCCTTGATTGCTGGTGTGATTTTGATTGCGATTTCACCATTAATTAGAAAATTAATGCAAGAAGTAAAGTAG
- a CDS encoding thioredoxin family protein: MKKVVLIAFFFIGISVSQAQELKWYTDVKEAITVSNKEKKPLMLFFTGSDWCGWCIRLQKEVLTTPEFSKWAKESVVLVELDFPRRTQQDSIVKKQNNELQQVFGIQGFPTVYFARATVKDGKTNFEGLGSTGYVAGGPAAWIATAAPFVPKPVSTAKAKTKKHK; this comes from the coding sequence ATGAAAAAAGTAGTTTTAATTGCATTCTTTTTTATTGGGATAAGTGTTTCTCAAGCTCAAGAATTAAAATGGTACACTGATGTAAAAGAAGCTATTACAGTTTCAAATAAAGAGAAAAAACCATTAATGTTGTTTTTTACAGGAAGTGATTGGTGCGGATGGTGTATTCGTTTGCAGAAGGAAGTGCTTACAACACCTGAATTTAGTAAATGGGCCAAAGAAAGTGTTGTGCTTGTAGAATTAGATTTTCCTAGAAGAACGCAGCAAGACTCAATTGTTAAAAAACAAAACAACGAATTGCAACAAGTGTTCGGAATACAAGGTTTCCCGACAGTTTATTTTGCAAGAGCAACAGTCAAAGACGGGAAAACTAATTTTGAAGGTTTAGGAAGTACTGGTTATGTCGCTGGTGGCCCTGCTGCTTGGATTGCTACGGCAGCACCTTTTGTTCCAAAACCTGTTTCTACCGCTAAGGCAAAAACTAAAAAGCATAAGTAA
- a CDS encoding peptide MFS transporter has protein sequence MTENQTKTAHPKGLWVLFGTEMWERFNFYGMRTLLTLFLVNSLLMKEEDASLIYGGFLGLCYLTPMLGGFIADRFFGNRNCIMLGGLLMAIGQLLLFTSASVFGDNIGLATAIMYSGLGVIIFGNGFFKPNISSMVGSLYPKQEKTKLDTAFTIFYMGINIGAFLGQFICPLVGDVKTEGIRDIHAFKWGFLAAAIAMAIGTLVFYFLKNKYVVTPEGRPLGGLPSKNESSDYEEGEAQSAVFSTKALLVSVVAFVGMFFLFHFSVDGDNVVKTIIYPIIYACGITLAGLILSDSSLTKVEKDRIWVIYIISFFIIFFWAAFEQAGSSLTFIADNQTDRDFFGWQMPASMVQIFNGLFVVALAVPFSMLWDKLRAKDKEPISPVKLAFGLLIIAISFFMIANQVKDLGSSGLLAVKWLILLYLLNTCAELCLSPIGLSLVGKLSPKRFSSLLYGVFFLSNASGYALAGTLGSILPATGDKFTKAKELGIDLQAVLDKTIKPTAEQLQLLDKHQIMDHNPIFAGFEIHNLFEFFMVFVSLTGLAALLLFALTPLLKKMMHGVR, from the coding sequence ATGACTGAAAATCAAACGAAAACTGCACATCCAAAAGGGCTTTGGGTGTTATTTGGAACCGAAATGTGGGAACGTTTCAACTTCTATGGAATGCGGACCCTATTAACCTTGTTTTTAGTTAATTCCTTATTAATGAAGGAAGAAGATGCTTCTTTGATTTATGGAGGTTTTCTAGGACTTTGTTATTTGACTCCAATGTTGGGAGGTTTTATTGCAGATCGTTTTTTTGGAAATAGAAACTGTATCATGTTGGGTGGATTATTAATGGCTATAGGGCAATTATTATTATTTACCAGTGCCAGTGTTTTTGGTGATAATATAGGGTTAGCAACAGCAATAATGTATTCTGGTTTGGGTGTAATCATTTTTGGAAATGGTTTTTTTAAGCCGAATATCTCCAGTATGGTTGGAAGTTTGTATCCAAAACAAGAAAAAACTAAATTGGATACTGCCTTCACCATTTTTTATATGGGAATCAATATAGGGGCTTTTTTAGGTCAATTTATTTGCCCATTAGTAGGTGATGTAAAAACGGAAGGAATTAGAGATATTCATGCTTTCAAATGGGGATTCCTTGCTGCAGCGATTGCGATGGCCATAGGAACATTGGTATTTTATTTCTTGAAAAACAAATATGTGGTTACTCCAGAAGGTAGACCATTAGGAGGATTACCTTCTAAAAACGAATCATCTGATTATGAAGAAGGAGAAGCTCAAAGTGCAGTTTTTTCTACTAAAGCATTATTAGTTTCTGTAGTAGCTTTTGTTGGAATGTTCTTTTTGTTCCATTTTTCGGTAGATGGAGACAATGTTGTTAAAACAATTATTTACCCAATTATTTATGCCTGTGGTATTACTTTGGCGGGTTTAATTTTATCTGACAGTTCATTAACTAAAGTAGAGAAAGACCGAATTTGGGTTATTTATATTATTTCATTCTTTATTATTTTCTTTTGGGCAGCATTCGAGCAAGCGGGTTCTTCGTTAACTTTTATTGCGGATAACCAAACGGATAGAGACTTTTTTGGTTGGCAGATGCCAGCATCAATGGTTCAGATTTTTAATGGATTATTTGTTGTCGCTTTAGCAGTTCCATTCAGTATGTTATGGGATAAACTAAGAGCTAAAGACAAAGAACCAATTTCTCCTGTAAAATTGGCTTTCGGATTATTAATAATTGCTATAAGTTTCTTTATGATCGCCAATCAGGTAAAAGATTTAGGAAGTTCAGGATTGTTGGCTGTAAAATGGTTGATTTTATTGTATTTATTGAATACTTGTGCAGAGTTGTGTTTGTCACCGATAGGATTGTCATTGGTAGGTAAATTATCACCAAAACGTTTCTCCTCTTTATTATATGGAGTGTTTTTCTTGTCGAATGCCTCAGGATATGCTTTAGCAGGAACTTTAGGATCGATATTGCCAGCAACTGGAGATAAATTTACGAAAGCAAAAGAATTAGGAATTGATTTGCAAGCAGTATTAGACAAAACGATAAAGCCTACTGCAGAGCAATTGCAATTATTAGATAAACATCAAATTATGGATCATAACCCTATTTTTGCAGGTTTTGAAATTCACAACTTATTTGAATTCTTCATGGTTTTTGTGAGTTTGACTGGACTTGCGGCATTGTTATTATTTGCATTAACGCCACTTTTGAAAAAAATGATGCATGGTGTCAGATAA
- the lpxB gene encoding lipid-A-disaccharide synthase, translating into MKYYIIAGEASGDLHGSNLMKAIYEEDPQADIRFWGGDLMQNVGGTLVKHYRDLAFMGFVEVLFNLKTVLNNIEICKKDIAQFNPDVIIYIDYPGFNMRIAKWAKQIGYKNHYYISPQIWAWKENRITAIKHDVDKMYVILPFEKDFYEVKHHFPVTFVGHPLIDAIHNQSSIDTNAFRTENHLSEKPIIAILPGSRKQEISKMLSVMLSVVRDFPDYQFVIAGAPSQDFTFYQQFISSENIKFISNKTYALLRNSTAALVTSGTATLETALFKVPEVVCYKGSWASYQIAKRIITLKYISLVNLIMDREVVTELIQDDCSTKRIREELTKILESNYRKTLLENYDLLEEKLGGIGASKKTAQLIVGSLK; encoded by the coding sequence ATGAAATACTATATTATTGCAGGAGAAGCTTCAGGAGATTTACACGGATCTAATTTAATGAAAGCAATCTACGAAGAAGATCCTCAGGCCGATATCCGTTTTTGGGGTGGTGATTTGATGCAAAATGTAGGTGGTACTTTAGTAAAACACTATCGCGATTTGGCCTTTATGGGTTTTGTTGAAGTCCTTTTCAATCTGAAAACTGTTTTGAATAACATAGAAATCTGCAAAAAAGACATAGCACAATTCAATCCAGATGTTATTATATACATTGATTATCCAGGCTTTAATATGCGAATAGCTAAATGGGCTAAACAAATAGGCTATAAAAACCATTACTATATTTCTCCTCAGATTTGGGCTTGGAAGGAAAACCGAATCACGGCCATCAAACACGATGTGGATAAAATGTATGTGATATTGCCTTTTGAAAAAGATTTCTACGAAGTCAAACATCATTTCCCTGTTACTTTTGTGGGACATCCTCTAATTGATGCGATTCACAATCAATCAAGTATTGACACTAATGCTTTTAGAACCGAAAATCACTTATCCGAAAAACCAATTATTGCCATATTACCAGGAAGTCGAAAACAAGAAATCAGTAAAATGCTATCGGTAATGTTAAGTGTCGTTCGTGATTTTCCAGATTATCAATTTGTAATTGCAGGAGCACCAAGTCAAGATTTTACATTTTATCAGCAATTTATTTCCAGCGAAAACATAAAATTCATCTCCAATAAAACCTATGCTTTGTTGCGCAATTCGACCGCTGCATTGGTTACCTCAGGGACTGCAACCTTAGAAACGGCACTTTTCAAAGTTCCCGAAGTAGTATGTTATAAAGGAAGTTGGGCATCCTATCAGATTGCGAAGCGAATTATCACTCTAAAATACATCTCTCTTGTTAATCTAATTATGGATAGAGAAGTCGTAACCGAATTAATCCAAGATGATTGCTCTACCAAACGCATCCGTGAAGAATTAACCAAAATCCTTGAATCTAATTACCGCAAAACACTATTAGAAAATTACGATTTACTAGAAGAAAAACTTGGTGGAATTGGAGCTAGCAAAAAAACAGCTCAGTTAATCGTTGGTTCTTTGAAATAA
- a CDS encoding ComEC/Rec2 family competence protein, whose protein sequence is MKTLQFPLTKITIIFILGILFSYFLKPIPSVVFIMLGISTLFFIGSYYAFKSSSKSASLFGITTYLLAFCVGATTLTVHTDSLQQNNYTHYRNVFDTTHTFTLTLREKLKNTAFNKRYIAQLNSIDGEKTSGRILLNIYKDSLTDSFIIGNQLKINGLLNQNTAQKNPNQFDYSKYLENKQIYAQLYAVPNEIQIGSKIEKDIWYYTAALRTKIIRNLEKSKFKTKELNVAVALIMGQQQDIDPEITQDYQYAGAVHILSVSGLHIGFILLFVTFLLKPFPNTKRSSFVKLVIILISLSLFGVLAGLAPSVVRSVTMFSFVAIGQYLRRSTNIYHTLLVSILLILLFQPSFLFDVGFQLSYVALFFIMWLQPLFANIWKPKNKIVYYFWEILTVSFAAQIGTLPLSIYYFHQFPGLFFITNLIVIPFLGFIMSLGVLVMLLAAFDWVPFYPAKTLELSIYYLDKIIGCIASLEQFIIKNIPLNLPLLISCYLVIITLIIAFQQKNIKSVFGVLTAIIILQLSSIGTKWEVQNQIEFIVLNTSKKTQLIERNGTKATIYTNDAILKNSKNNTLLASYLTANFCTLEQQSKLKNLIYFKGRKILLIDSSKVYPTNIHPDVLLLIQSPKLNLDRLLQTIKPKIIVADASNYKSIQKKWAATCSQQKIPFHSTNEKGFYKIN, encoded by the coding sequence ATGAAAACATTACAATTCCCCTTAACAAAAATTACTATAATCTTTATTTTAGGGATATTATTCTCTTACTTTCTTAAACCAATTCCATCGGTAGTATTCATTATGCTTGGTATAAGTACGCTGTTTTTTATAGGAAGTTATTATGCATTCAAGTCAAGTTCAAAATCAGCTTCCCTCTTTGGAATAACAACGTACCTCCTTGCCTTTTGCGTCGGTGCCACAACACTAACTGTTCATACAGATTCTCTTCAGCAAAACAATTATACGCATTACAGAAACGTCTTTGATACGACTCATACTTTCACGCTTACCTTGAGGGAGAAATTGAAAAACACGGCTTTTAATAAACGTTATATTGCTCAACTAAATTCGATTGATGGAGAAAAAACCTCTGGCAGAATTCTGCTGAACATTTACAAGGACAGCCTAACTGATTCTTTTATCATTGGAAATCAATTGAAAATAAATGGTTTATTAAACCAAAATACGGCTCAAAAAAATCCAAATCAATTTGATTACTCAAAATATCTGGAAAATAAACAAATTTACGCGCAACTGTATGCGGTTCCAAATGAGATACAAATCGGTTCGAAAATTGAGAAAGACATTTGGTATTATACCGCTGCCTTACGAACTAAGATTATTCGAAATTTAGAAAAAAGTAAATTTAAAACTAAAGAACTCAATGTTGCTGTGGCTTTAATTATGGGGCAACAACAAGATATTGACCCCGAAATTACACAAGACTATCAATATGCGGGAGCTGTTCATATTCTATCCGTTTCGGGATTACATATTGGATTCATACTCCTTTTTGTTACTTTTCTTCTGAAACCTTTTCCAAATACCAAAAGAAGTTCTTTTGTAAAACTAGTCATTATACTTATCTCTTTGTCTCTTTTTGGGGTTTTGGCAGGTTTGGCACCCTCGGTTGTGCGATCTGTAACCATGTTTTCATTTGTAGCCATTGGGCAATACTTACGAAGAAGTACTAATATTTATCATACTTTACTGGTTTCGATCTTGCTTATTTTATTGTTTCAACCTTCCTTTTTATTCGATGTAGGTTTTCAGCTAAGCTACGTAGCGCTGTTTTTTATAATGTGGTTACAGCCTTTATTTGCGAATATTTGGAAGCCAAAAAATAAAATTGTCTACTACTTTTGGGAGATACTAACGGTTTCCTTTGCGGCACAAATTGGTACTTTACCACTTAGTATTTATTACTTTCATCAATTCCCTGGATTATTCTTCATTACGAATCTAATTGTGATTCCGTTTCTAGGTTTCATAATGAGTTTAGGAGTTCTTGTAATGCTTTTGGCAGCATTCGACTGGGTGCCTTTTTACCCAGCAAAAACTCTGGAATTAAGTATTTATTATTTGGATAAAATAATTGGTTGCATTGCCTCATTGGAACAATTTATTATAAAAAACATTCCTTTAAACCTTCCTCTTTTGATAAGCTGTTATCTGGTAATTATTACGCTGATTATTGCATTCCAACAGAAAAATATAAAAAGTGTATTCGGAGTATTAACAGCTATTATAATTCTTCAATTATCATCTATTGGTACCAAATGGGAAGTTCAAAATCAAATTGAATTTATTGTTTTAAATACTTCCAAAAAAACACAACTCATAGAACGGAATGGAACTAAAGCAACTATATATACTAATGATGCAATCCTGAAAAACAGTAAAAACAATACTTTGCTAGCATCTTATCTCACAGCTAATTTCTGTACTTTAGAACAGCAGTCTAAATTGAAAAATCTAATTTATTTTAAAGGCCGTAAAATACTTTTGATTGACAGTTCGAAAGTGTATCCCACAAATATTCATCCTGACGTTTTACTATTGATACAATCCCCTAAGCTCAACCTTGACCGACTGTTGCAAACTATAAAGCCAAAAATCATTGTTGCAGATGCATCCAATTATAAATCAATTCAAAAAAAATGGGCAGCTACTTGTTCCCAACAAAAAATCCCTTTCCATTCAACGAACGAAAAGGGATTCTATAAAATTAATTAA
- a CDS encoding S9 family peptidase encodes MNSNKITALLFFLCISVFGQQKITVDEIFTGAFSLNGMAELQSLQNTNQYTVLNFNKATRSMQIDLYDFATLKKESNLIDTKNFAALAYGIDSYTFDASEKKILIACNSDKIFRHSFTADYFLYDLTTKTLTKLFDFKVQEPTFSPDGTKIAYAAANNLYVYDVATKKSTAITTDGKKNAVINGITDWVYEEEFAFVRAFDWSKDSKKVAYIRFDESEVPEFSMSIFQKSLYPTIETFKYPKAGEKNSLVSLHIYDVNANTAKNINLGNYTDFYIPRIEWTNDANVLSAKVFNRHQDNLDLLFVDATTGTAKVVLNEKDKAYVDFVDTDNLTFLQDNSFIWTSEKDGFNHIYVYDKTGKLKNQVTKGNWEVTSYYGFDEKTKTIYYQSTENGSINRDVYRIGLDGKNKVRLSKNTGTNVATFSPNFQFFINTFSSTSQPTTYTLNESKAGKEIQVVENNQAITSKLVSYNLPSKEFFVLKTAKGNELNAWIMKPKDFDASKKYPVFMYQYSGPGSQQVNNDWNSADDYWFMMLAQQGYIVACVDGRGTGYKGADFKKVTQLQLGKYEVEDQIDAAKVLGTYPYVDASRIGIFGWSFGGFMASNCIFQGADVFKMAIAVAPVTNWRFYDSIYTERYMQTPQENAKGYDQNSPINHVSKLKGKFLLIHGSGDDNVHVQNSMEMMEALIQADKQFDSQIYPDKNHGIYGGKTRIQLYNKMTNFIKENL; translated from the coding sequence ATGAATTCGAATAAGATTACTGCGTTACTTTTCTTTTTGTGCATATCTGTATTTGGTCAGCAAAAAATTACGGTTGATGAGATTTTTACAGGCGCTTTTAGTCTTAATGGAATGGCCGAGTTGCAATCATTACAAAATACCAATCAATATACTGTATTGAATTTTAATAAAGCAACGAGAAGTATGCAAATCGACCTTTATGATTTTGCAACATTAAAAAAGGAATCAAACTTAATTGATACCAAAAATTTTGCAGCGCTTGCTTACGGAATTGATAGTTATACGTTTGATGCTTCTGAAAAAAAGATATTGATAGCTTGTAATTCGGATAAAATTTTCCGCCATTCTTTTACTGCAGATTATTTTTTATATGATCTTACAACTAAAACCCTAACTAAGCTTTTTGATTTTAAGGTACAAGAACCAACTTTTTCTCCTGATGGGACTAAAATTGCTTATGCTGCAGCAAACAATTTATATGTTTATGATGTAGCTACCAAAAAATCAACAGCGATTACTACCGATGGAAAGAAAAATGCAGTAATTAATGGTATTACGGATTGGGTTTATGAAGAAGAATTTGCTTTTGTACGGGCATTTGATTGGAGTAAAGACAGTAAAAAAGTAGCCTATATACGTTTTGACGAAAGTGAAGTCCCTGAATTTTCAATGTCTATTTTTCAAAAAAGTTTGTATCCAACGATTGAAACTTTCAAATATCCTAAAGCAGGAGAAAAAAATTCTTTGGTTTCGTTGCATATATATGATGTAAATGCAAATACTGCCAAAAATATAAATTTAGGAAACTACACAGATTTTTATATACCTAGAATAGAATGGACAAATGATGCGAATGTTTTATCTGCAAAAGTATTCAATCGTCATCAGGATAATTTGGACTTACTGTTTGTTGATGCTACAACTGGAACAGCTAAAGTAGTTTTGAACGAAAAAGACAAAGCATATGTAGATTTTGTAGATACTGACAATCTTACTTTTTTACAAGATAACAGTTTTATCTGGACCAGTGAAAAAGACGGTTTTAATCATATTTATGTGTATGATAAAACAGGAAAACTTAAAAATCAAGTTACAAAAGGAAACTGGGAAGTTACTTCATACTACGGTTTCGACGAAAAAACAAAAACCATTTATTATCAATCTACAGAAAATGGTTCTATTAACAGAGATGTGTATCGTATAGGATTAGACGGAAAAAACAAAGTACGTTTGTCTAAAAATACGGGTACAAATGTGGCTACTTTTAGTCCTAATTTCCAATTCTTCATTAATACTTTCTCAAGTACTTCTCAACCTACTACTTATACGTTAAATGAATCTAAAGCAGGGAAAGAAATTCAAGTTGTTGAAAATAATCAGGCAATTACATCAAAATTAGTGTCTTATAATTTACCGTCTAAAGAGTTTTTTGTTTTAAAAACGGCTAAAGGCAACGAATTAAATGCTTGGATTATGAAGCCTAAAGATTTTGATGCTTCAAAAAAATACCCTGTTTTTATGTATCAATATTCTGGTCCAGGATCACAACAAGTGAATAATGATTGGAATAGTGCAGATGATTATTGGTTCATGATGTTGGCGCAACAAGGTTATATCGTTGCTTGTGTTGATGGTAGAGGAACGGGTTATAAAGGTGCAGATTTTAAAAAGGTAACGCAATTGCAATTAGGTAAATACGAAGTAGAAGATCAAATTGATGCTGCTAAAGTGTTAGGAACTTATCCTTATGTTGATGCTTCAAGAATTGGAATTTTCGGTTGGTCTTTTGGTGGATTTATGGCATCAAATTGTATTTTTCAAGGAGCCGATGTCTTCAAAATGGCTATTGCAGTAGCTCCAGTTACCAACTGGCGTTTTTATGATAGTATTTATACAGAAAGATATATGCAGACTCCACAAGAAAATGCTAAAGGATACGATCAAAATTCTCCAATAAATCATGTTAGTAAATTGAAAGGGAAGTTTTTATTAATCCATGGTTCTGGTGATGATAATGTACATGTACAAAATTCAATGGAGATGATGGAAGCTTTGATTCAGGCTGATAAGCAATTTGACTCTCAGATTTATCCAGATAAAAATCATGGAATTTATGGAGGGAAAACTAGAATTCAATTATATAATAAAATGACTAACTTTATAAAAGAAAATTTATAA